The following coding sequences lie in one Aquabacterium sp. A3 genomic window:
- a CDS encoding TIGR01244 family sulfur transferase, with protein sequence MSNQVTLQPIAEGVYAAPQLTPDAMAAAAEAGFKAIMNNRPDMEGGPDQPTSAQIEAAAQAVGLSYAYLPVQGGYQSPEQIAQCAALLKTLPRPLLMFCRSGARSTSLYMQAASLDA encoded by the coding sequence ATGAGCAACCAAGTGACCCTGCAGCCCATCGCCGAAGGTGTGTATGCAGCCCCTCAGCTGACACCCGACGCCATGGCTGCCGCGGCCGAGGCCGGCTTCAAGGCCATCATGAACAACCGCCCTGACATGGAAGGTGGCCCTGACCAGCCGACCAGCGCGCAGATCGAGGCGGCCGCCCAGGCCGTGGGCCTGAGTTACGCCTATCTGCCTGTCCAGGGCGGCTACCAGTCGCCTGAGCAGATTGCACAGTGCGCAGCGTTGCTCAAAACACTGCCTCGGCCGCTGCTCATGTTCTGCCGCAGTGGTGCGCGCTCGACCAGCCTGTACATGCAGGCGGCATCCCTGGACGCTTGA
- a CDS encoding histidinol-phosphatase, with protein sequence MNLCLFDLDHTLLPLDSDHEFGEFLIRQGLADGEDYRRRNNDFYQQYCDGTLVLGDYINFTTSIWRQMDDDAQHALQQAFMAQVILPAVQPQARELVERHRAQGDLLAIVTATNEFVTQPIADAFDVEHLLAVRLVRDAHGRVTGQIDGVPSFREGKITRVEQWLASLGRQWSDFGRISFYSDSPNDLPLLERATHPVATNPSPSLEAVALERGWPILRLFA encoded by the coding sequence ATGAACCTGTGCCTGTTCGACCTTGATCACACGCTGTTGCCGCTGGATTCCGACCACGAATTCGGAGAGTTCCTTATTCGGCAGGGGCTGGCTGACGGCGAAGACTATCGCCGCCGCAACAACGACTTCTATCAGCAGTATTGCGACGGCACCCTGGTGCTGGGTGACTACATCAACTTCACCACCAGCATCTGGCGTCAAATGGACGACGATGCCCAGCATGCGCTGCAACAGGCCTTCATGGCGCAGGTGATCCTTCCGGCAGTGCAGCCTCAGGCGCGCGAGCTGGTTGAACGCCACCGCGCCCAGGGTGATCTGCTGGCCATCGTGACGGCCACCAACGAATTCGTCACCCAACCCATCGCAGATGCGTTCGACGTGGAGCACCTCCTGGCCGTGCGCCTGGTGCGCGACGCACATGGGCGTGTCACGGGTCAGATTGATGGCGTGCCCTCCTTCCGTGAGGGCAAAATCACACGTGTGGAACAATGGCTGGCCAGTCTGGGTCGGCAGTGGTCCGATTTCGGGCGCATCAGCTTCTACAGCGACTCCCCCAACGACCTGCCTTTGCTGGAGCGTGCCACTCATCCGGTGGCCACCAACCCCAGCCCCTCGCTGGAGGCCGTGGCCCTGGAGCGCGGCTGGCCCATCCTTCGTTTGTTTGCATGA
- the pcnB gene encoding polynucleotide adenylyltransferase PcnB encodes MIKTFINKILGKAPAAMRPAAAAKRAAKAPRIPTGKRVEVPASEHGIDPDWVDDRARKVVDTLQDAGYEAYIVGGAVRDLILGHRPKDFDVATNATPEQVKALFRRAFIIGRRFRIVHVVYGRGREHEVIEVSTFRAYLDASAAEQVAGNEKTSKKELADKTHVVDASGRVLRDNVWGPQDQDAARRDFTVNALYYDPNTGIVVDYHGGIKDAKKRVLRMIGDPVTRYREDPVRIIRVVRFAAKLGFELETHTREPVREMAELLANIPQSRLFDEMIKLLQTGHAQASLTELRKQGLDRGVFPILDAVFDEARRHPGREQFVQLALADTDRRVGEGKPVAPSFLLACLLWHDVQAHWQRLQQRGEPAFPALQQAIDEVFNARVGDISGRGKLGADMREIWSMQPRFDRRVGNGPFTLVQQPRFRAGFDFLRLRAQVGEADMALATWWEDFSLADPSEQRQLMERAREEEAARRQAGAPARKTGGRSRRSAGQAESGQADREHHDMNEVDDDEAEAIEAIDVTHTVGEGAAPARKRRRRRRKPAGGAPAGEA; translated from the coding sequence ATGATCAAGACCTTCATCAACAAGATTCTGGGCAAAGCGCCGGCCGCGATGCGTCCTGCTGCTGCAGCCAAGCGCGCCGCCAAAGCCCCGCGCATCCCCACCGGCAAGCGCGTGGAGGTGCCCGCCAGCGAGCACGGCATCGACCCCGATTGGGTGGATGACCGCGCACGCAAGGTCGTCGACACCCTGCAGGATGCTGGCTACGAGGCCTACATCGTCGGTGGCGCCGTCCGTGATCTGATCCTGGGTCACCGCCCCAAGGATTTCGACGTGGCCACCAACGCCACGCCCGAACAGGTCAAGGCCTTGTTTCGTCGTGCCTTCATCATCGGTCGGCGATTCCGCATCGTGCACGTGGTGTACGGCCGCGGTCGTGAGCACGAGGTGATCGAGGTGTCGACCTTCCGGGCCTACCTCGATGCCAGCGCCGCCGAGCAAGTGGCCGGCAATGAGAAAACGTCCAAGAAAGAGTTGGCGGACAAGACCCACGTGGTCGACGCCAGCGGTCGCGTGCTGCGCGATAACGTCTGGGGCCCGCAAGATCAGGACGCCGCGCGACGAGATTTCACGGTCAATGCGCTGTATTACGACCCCAACACGGGCATCGTGGTGGACTATCACGGTGGCATCAAGGACGCCAAAAAGCGTGTGCTGCGCATGATCGGGGATCCGGTCACCCGCTACCGTGAAGATCCGGTGCGCATCATTCGGGTGGTGCGTTTTGCCGCCAAGCTGGGCTTTGAGCTTGAGACCCACACCCGTGAGCCTGTGCGTGAGATGGCCGAGTTGCTGGCCAACATTCCCCAGTCGCGCTTGTTTGATGAAATGATCAAACTGCTGCAGACGGGGCATGCACAAGCCTCGCTGACGGAGTTGCGCAAGCAGGGGCTCGACCGGGGGGTGTTCCCCATCCTGGACGCTGTGTTTGACGAAGCACGCCGGCATCCGGGCCGCGAGCAGTTTGTCCAGCTGGCCCTGGCCGACACCGACCGTCGTGTCGGCGAAGGCAAGCCCGTGGCGCCCAGCTTTTTGCTGGCCTGTTTGCTGTGGCACGACGTGCAGGCGCACTGGCAGCGCCTCCAGCAACGCGGTGAGCCTGCCTTCCCGGCGCTGCAGCAGGCCATCGACGAGGTCTTCAATGCCCGTGTCGGCGACATTTCGGGGCGCGGCAAGCTCGGTGCTGACATGCGCGAGATCTGGTCCATGCAGCCGCGATTTGACCGTCGGGTGGGCAATGGCCCCTTCACGCTGGTGCAACAGCCTCGATTCCGGGCAGGGTTTGACTTTTTGCGCCTGCGTGCCCAGGTGGGCGAGGCCGACATGGCGCTGGCCACCTGGTGGGAAGACTTCTCCTTGGCGGATCCATCCGAGCAGCGCCAATTGATGGAGCGCGCCCGTGAGGAAGAGGCTGCGCGGCGACAGGCCGGCGCGCCAGCACGCAAGACTGGCGGTCGTTCGCGTCGATCTGCCGGGCAGGCTGAGTCGGGGCAGGCCGATCGCGAGCACCACGACATGAACGAGGTCGACGACGACGAAGCCGAGGCCATCGAGGCCATCGATGTCACTCACACCGTGGGCGAGGGCGCTGCACCGGCCCGCAAACGTCGTCGACGCCGTCGCAAACCGGCCGGCGGTGCACCCGCTGGCGAGGCCTGA
- a CDS encoding L-threonylcarbamoyladenylate synthase, giving the protein MAQLFEVHPEHPQPRLLKQAADLLRAGGILAVPTDSSYALVCHLDDKAAVDRMRRLRGVDERHHLTLLCRDLSELAQYARVDNQQYRLLKLGTPGPYTFILQATKEVPRRLSHPSRRTIGLRVPEHRVTQSLLAEHAQPLLATTLILPGDELPLNDAQEIRERLQKQLQGVIDAGACSVEPTTVIDLSGDELAVVRQGRGDLSVLGLD; this is encoded by the coding sequence ATGGCCCAGCTTTTTGAAGTTCACCCCGAGCACCCACAGCCTCGCCTGTTGAAGCAGGCCGCCGACCTGCTGCGTGCAGGCGGCATTCTGGCCGTGCCCACCGACTCCAGCTACGCACTGGTCTGCCACCTCGATGACAAGGCGGCCGTTGATCGCATGCGTCGATTGCGTGGCGTGGACGAGCGCCATCACCTGACCTTGCTGTGTCGTGACCTGTCCGAGCTGGCGCAATACGCGCGGGTGGACAACCAGCAGTACCGGCTGCTCAAGCTGGGCACGCCCGGGCCTTACACCTTCATCCTGCAGGCGACCAAAGAAGTGCCTCGCCGGCTGTCGCACCCGTCGCGGCGCACCATCGGTTTGCGCGTGCCAGAACACAGGGTCACACAGTCGCTGCTGGCCGAACATGCCCAGCCTTTGCTGGCCACGACCCTCATCCTGCCTGGGGATGAGTTGCCATTGAACGATGCACAAGAAATCCGTGAACGCCTGCAAAAACAGCTGCAAGGGGTCATCGACGCTGGTGCGTGCTCGGTCGAGCCCACCACCGTGATCGACTTGAGTGGCGATGAGCTCGCCGTGGTGCGTCAGGGCCGTGGCGACTTGTCCGTTTTGGGCCTGGATTGA
- a CDS encoding DUF1801 domain-containing protein has protein sequence MRRPLQSPALINAFFDSLRPDQAETAQIIHRAILAAAPQLRPEVKWGNLCYLNENDNLLSVVLHKVNAHVQVFNGVMLVAEFPELEGAGKGMRHIKMRYRRPVDEQLIRELALASVQAWAQTQMRRQHAPRWGG, from the coding sequence ATGCGTCGCCCCCTTCAATCACCAGCCCTCATCAATGCCTTCTTTGACAGCCTGAGACCCGATCAGGCTGAAACGGCACAGATCATTCACCGCGCCATCCTGGCTGCGGCCCCTCAATTGCGCCCCGAAGTCAAGTGGGGCAATCTGTGTTACCTGAACGAAAACGACAACCTGTTGTCGGTGGTGCTGCACAAGGTCAATGCCCATGTGCAGGTGTTCAACGGTGTCATGCTGGTGGCCGAGTTCCCCGAGCTCGAAGGTGCCGGCAAGGGCATGCGACACATCAAGATGCGATACCGCCGCCCGGTGGACGAGCAACTGATTCGTGAATTGGCCCTGGCCAGTGTGCAGGCCTGGGCGCAGACGCAGATGCGTCGGCAGCACGCCCCTCGTTGGGGTGGATGA
- a CDS encoding GatB/YqeY domain-containing protein — translation MSLKQRINDDMKAAMRAKEAERLGTIRMLMAAMKQKEVDERVELDDTLIVAIVDKLIKQRKDAAQQYEAAARADLADKEKAEITVLEAYLPARMGADEILAAVKAIVAELGASGPGDMGKVMGVAKQRLGGQAEMAQVSAAVKTALAG, via the coding sequence ATGAGCCTCAAACAACGCATCAACGACGACATGAAAGCCGCCATGCGCGCCAAAGAAGCCGAGCGCCTGGGCACCATCCGCATGCTGATGGCGGCCATGAAGCAAAAAGAGGTCGATGAGCGTGTCGAGCTGGACGACACCTTGATCGTGGCCATCGTCGACAAGCTGATCAAACAGCGCAAGGATGCTGCCCAGCAGTACGAGGCCGCCGCTCGCGCAGACCTGGCCGACAAGGAAAAAGCCGAGATCACCGTGCTGGAGGCCTATCTGCCCGCACGGATGGGGGCCGATGAGATTCTGGCTGCCGTGAAGGCCATCGTGGCCGAACTCGGCGCGTCAGGCCCTGGTGACATGGGCAAGGTCATGGGCGTGGCCAAACAGCGCCTCGGGGGCCAGGCTGAAATGGCGCAGGTGTCTGCCGCCGTCAAGACGGCGCTGGCGGGCTGA
- a CDS encoding glutaredoxin family protein — translation MNTPPASTDRRHSWVSLAVILLVVMGGSQAWSWWRGDRAAEAVRVHSAQAEITMFTTDTCPYCEQARQWLNRHQATWQECNIDQNQACQRLFQARGSPGVPLLHVNGLWRLGFDPVWLAEALQSRPKTDKSPRP, via the coding sequence ATGAACACGCCGCCCGCCTCGACAGACCGACGCCACTCATGGGTGTCGCTGGCCGTGATCCTGCTGGTCGTGATGGGTGGCAGTCAGGCGTGGTCGTGGTGGCGCGGTGACCGCGCGGCCGAAGCGGTGCGGGTGCACAGCGCCCAGGCCGAAATCACCATGTTCACCACCGACACCTGCCCGTACTGCGAGCAGGCGCGGCAGTGGCTGAACCGCCATCAGGCGACCTGGCAGGAGTGCAACATCGACCAGAACCAGGCATGCCAACGCCTGTTTCAAGCCCGAGGCTCACCTGGCGTGCCGCTGCTGCACGTCAATGGCTTGTGGCGACTGGGTTTTGACCCCGTGTGGCTGGCCGAGGCCCTTCAATCCAGGCCCAAAACGGACAAGTCGCCACGGCCCTGA
- the folK gene encoding 2-amino-4-hydroxy-6-hydroxymethyldihydropteridine diphosphokinase yields MSAPQAAALAWCGLPEGMPRWTAYIGMGGNLGNVRQALEHALHGLSAQPGIEVLAMSPLYGSRPVDADGPDYVNAVAAVHSVLGPHELLACLMRLEREGERQRPYRHAPRTLDLDLLWYGGHTCETPALSLPHPRMMGRAFVLAPWLALLGQQGLNPAEACPDVAWPSAADLAHMTAQQGLWPI; encoded by the coding sequence ATGTCGGCACCGCAGGCTGCTGCCCTGGCGTGGTGTGGGCTTCCCGAAGGCATGCCGCGCTGGACGGCCTACATCGGCATGGGCGGCAACCTGGGGAACGTGCGCCAGGCGCTCGAGCACGCCTTGCATGGGCTGAGTGCTCAGCCTGGCATCGAGGTGCTGGCCATGTCGCCGCTGTATGGCAGTCGCCCGGTGGACGCCGATGGCCCCGATTACGTCAACGCCGTGGCGGCTGTGCACAGCGTGTTGGGGCCGCATGAACTGCTGGCTTGCCTGATGCGGCTGGAGCGCGAGGGCGAGCGCCAGCGGCCGTATCGGCACGCGCCGCGCACCCTGGATCTGGACCTCCTGTGGTACGGTGGGCACACGTGTGAAACTCCCGCGCTGAGCCTGCCTCACCCGCGCATGATGGGCCGTGCGTTCGTGCTGGCGCCCTGGCTGGCCCTGCTGGGGCAGCAGGGATTGAATCCCGCGGAGGCCTGTCCTGATGTGGCCTGGCCCAGTGCGGCCGATCTGGCCCACATGACCGCCCAACAGGGATTGTGGCCAATTTGA
- the plsY gene encoding glycerol-3-phosphate 1-O-acyltransferase PlsY: MNSTALPLPAWIAIGAVLAYLIGSLSFAVIVSRVFGLNDPRTYGSGNPGATNVLRSGNKAAAVLTLVFDALKGYVPVALAVASGWPAAVVAAIGLGAFIGHLWPVFFKFEGGKGVATAAGVLLGFDPALGGLVLLVWIGMAAVFRYSSLAALTASLAAPALQVWLNGPSLMTVAVAVMSALLIWRHAPNIRKLIAGQESKIGQTA; the protein is encoded by the coding sequence ATGAACTCGACTGCCCTGCCCCTGCCTGCGTGGATCGCCATTGGCGCCGTGCTGGCCTACCTGATTGGCTCCCTGTCATTTGCTGTCATCGTGAGCCGCGTTTTTGGCCTGAACGACCCCCGCACGTATGGCTCAGGCAACCCTGGTGCCACCAATGTGCTGCGCTCGGGGAACAAGGCAGCGGCGGTGCTCACCTTGGTGTTCGACGCACTCAAGGGCTATGTGCCGGTGGCACTGGCCGTGGCGTCAGGCTGGCCCGCCGCGGTGGTGGCCGCCATTGGTCTGGGCGCCTTCATCGGCCACCTCTGGCCCGTGTTCTTCAAGTTTGAGGGCGGCAAAGGCGTTGCCACGGCTGCCGGGGTGCTCTTGGGCTTTGATCCGGCGCTGGGCGGCCTGGTGTTGCTGGTCTGGATCGGCATGGCGGCCGTCTTCCGCTACTCGTCGTTGGCGGCACTGACGGCCTCGTTGGCGGCCCCGGCGCTTCAGGTGTGGCTGAATGGACCGAGCCTCATGACGGTCGCCGTGGCCGTCATGAGCGCCTTGCTGATCTGGCGTCATGCCCCCAACATCCGCAAGCTGATCGCAGGCCAGGAGAGCAAGATCGGGCAAACAGCGTGA
- the dcd gene encoding dCTP deaminase — translation MSIKSDRWIRRMAEEHGMIEPFEPGQVRAAADGTRIVSYGTSSYGYDIRCAPEFKVFTNIHSTVVDPKNFDEKSFVDINSDVCIIPPNSFALARTVEYFRIPRNVLTICLGKSTYARCGIIVNVTPFEPEWEGYVTLEFSNTTPLPAKIYAGEGCAQVLFFESDEVCETSYRDRGGKYQGQRGVTLPKT, via the coding sequence ATGAGCATCAAGTCCGATCGCTGGATCCGCCGCATGGCCGAAGAGCACGGCATGATCGAGCCCTTCGAGCCCGGCCAGGTCCGTGCCGCCGCCGACGGTACCCGCATCGTCAGTTACGGCACCAGCAGCTACGGGTACGACATCCGTTGTGCCCCCGAGTTCAAGGTGTTCACCAACATCCACTCCACGGTGGTGGACCCCAAGAATTTCGACGAAAAAAGCTTTGTCGACATCAACAGCGATGTCTGCATCATCCCGCCCAACAGCTTCGCGCTGGCCCGCACGGTCGAGTACTTCCGCATTCCGCGCAACGTGCTGACCATCTGCCTGGGCAAGAGCACTTACGCCCGCTGCGGCATCATCGTGAACGTGACGCCCTTCGAGCCCGAATGGGAGGGCTACGTCACCCTCGAGTTCAGCAACACCACCCCGCTGCCGGCCAAGATATACGCTGGTGAAGGTTGTGCCCAGGTGCTGTTCTTTGAGAGCGATGAGGTGTGTGAAACCAGTTACCGTGACCGAGGTGGCAAATATCAGGGGCAGCGCGGGGTGACCTTGCCTAAAACCTGA
- a CDS encoding AI-2E family transporter: protein MNQISLSSVGWQSWLIGALVLALLWLHAAIVVPFALAVVLAYVLRPMVIRLQAWRLPQGLAIGLCLLLVALVAAVLVVLLVPIVSELVPMLRSQLPDLLAQVWTDLAPRLKAMGLQVPDSADEWRSQLTRLLQEHVPQWSGALWHSVVVGGGNVLTVMGLGILVPMLAFYVMADWASLTARARALLPQTWRTSSDELLREIDDIMGQYLRGQLLVMLILAVYYSVGLAVAGFSLALPIGVFTGLAVCIPYIGFGLGLVLALLAGVLQFAATDAGWAYPLIAVGLVYGIGQFVESFLLTPRLVGERIGLHPLGVILALMLFGQWLGFWGLLIALPCTALLTIMGRRGLQAWQGSRLYLGD, encoded by the coding sequence ATGAATCAAATCTCCCTCTCATCGGTAGGCTGGCAGTCGTGGCTGATCGGCGCCCTGGTCTTGGCCCTGTTGTGGTTGCATGCCGCGATCGTGGTGCCTTTTGCACTGGCGGTGGTGTTGGCCTATGTGCTCAGGCCCATGGTGATCAGGCTGCAGGCCTGGCGTCTGCCGCAGGGGCTGGCCATTGGCTTGTGCCTGCTGCTGGTGGCCCTGGTGGCGGCCGTCCTTGTGGTGCTGCTGGTGCCGATCGTGTCAGAACTGGTGCCCATGCTGCGCAGCCAGTTGCCGGATCTCCTGGCCCAGGTCTGGACCGACTTGGCGCCGCGCCTGAAGGCCATGGGCCTTCAGGTGCCAGACAGCGCCGACGAGTGGCGCAGTCAGCTCACGCGGCTCTTGCAAGAGCACGTGCCTCAATGGAGCGGCGCCTTGTGGCACTCGGTGGTGGTGGGCGGAGGCAATGTGCTCACGGTGATGGGCTTGGGGATTCTGGTGCCCATGCTGGCCTTTTACGTGATGGCTGACTGGGCGTCTTTGACCGCGCGCGCCCGGGCCTTGCTGCCCCAGACCTGGCGAACCAGCTCGGACGAGTTGCTGCGCGAGATCGACGACATCATGGGGCAGTACCTGCGAGGGCAACTGCTGGTCATGCTCATTTTGGCGGTGTACTACAGCGTGGGTCTGGCGGTGGCCGGCTTTTCGCTGGCCCTGCCCATCGGTGTGTTCACCGGGCTGGCGGTGTGCATTCCTTACATTGGCTTTGGTCTGGGCCTGGTGCTGGCCTTGCTGGCCGGGGTGTTGCAGTTTGCTGCCACCGACGCCGGCTGGGCCTACCCCTTGATCGCAGTGGGCCTGGTGTATGGCATCGGCCAGTTTGTTGAAAGCTTTCTGCTCACACCACGGCTGGTGGGAGAGCGCATTGGTCTGCACCCCTTGGGCGTCATCCTGGCCTTGATGCTGTTTGGTCAGTGGCTGGGCTTCTGGGGGCTGCTCATCGCCTTGCCCTGCACGGCACTGCTGACCATCATGGGACGGCGAGGGCTTCAGGCATGGCAGGGCAGCCGCCTGTACCTGGGTGACTGA
- the rpsU gene encoding 30S ribosomal protein S21 — MTTIRVKENEPFDVALRRFKRTIEKLGLLTELRAREFYEKPTSERKRKKAAAVKRHYKRVRSMQLPKKLY; from the coding sequence ATGACGACCATCCGTGTCAAGGAAAACGAGCCGTTTGACGTGGCCCTGCGCCGCTTCAAGCGCACCATCGAAAAGCTGGGTCTGCTGACCGAGCTGCGCGCCCGTGAGTTCTACGAGAAGCCCACGTCCGAGCGCAAGCGCAAGAAGGCCGCCGCCGTCAAGCGTCACTACAAGCGCGTGCGCAGCATGCAGCTGCCCAAGAAGCTGTACTGA
- a CDS encoding 3',5'-nucleoside bisphosphate phosphatase translates to MHLLNADLHSHSTVSDGTLSPEAVAARAHGNGVSLWALTDHDEVGGQHRARDAALALGMDYVTGVEISVTFAGQTVHIVGLGFDPDHPALVQGLADTRGGRERRAREMADGLARVGIPGAYEGALKYVGNPDLISRTHFARYLVEQGICQETHEVFRRYLTEGKPGYVEHRWARLADAVSWIRQAGGEAVIAHPARYDFSPNEEYALFTDFKALGGVGVEVVTGSHTVAEYQRYADMAKEFGLLASRGSDFHDPAESHTDLGTLPDLPGAVTPIWDVLTDRIVKA, encoded by the coding sequence ATGCATTTGTTGAACGCTGACCTCCATTCGCACTCGACGGTTTCCGACGGCACCTTGAGTCCCGAGGCGGTGGCAGCTCGTGCGCATGGCAATGGCGTTTCGCTGTGGGCGCTCACCGACCATGACGAGGTGGGTGGCCAGCATCGTGCACGTGACGCTGCGCTGGCCCTGGGCATGGACTACGTCACGGGTGTCGAGATCTCGGTCACTTTTGCAGGCCAGACTGTGCACATCGTGGGCTTGGGGTTCGACCCTGACCATCCTGCCCTGGTGCAGGGCCTGGCCGACACCCGGGGCGGTCGTGAGCGCCGTGCGCGCGAGATGGCCGATGGCCTGGCGCGCGTGGGCATTCCCGGCGCCTACGAAGGGGCGCTGAAGTACGTGGGCAATCCTGACCTCATCTCGCGCACGCACTTTGCGCGCTACCTGGTCGAGCAAGGCATTTGCCAGGAAACCCACGAGGTCTTTCGGCGCTACCTCACCGAAGGCAAGCCCGGCTATGTGGAGCACCGTTGGGCTCGGCTGGCCGATGCGGTGTCCTGGATCCGTCAGGCAGGTGGTGAAGCCGTGATCGCACATCCAGCACGGTACGACTTTTCACCCAATGAAGAGTACGCCCTGTTCACGGACTTCAAAGCCTTGGGTGGTGTGGGTGTGGAGGTGGTGACCGGCAGCCACACCGTGGCCGAGTACCAGCGTTATGCAGACATGGCCAAAGAGTTCGGGCTGCTGGCATCGCGCGGCTCCGACTTCCATGACCCGGCCGAAAGCCACACGGATCTGGGCACCTTGCCCGACCTGCCCGGGGCCGTCACACCCATCTGGGACGTGCTGACCGACCGCATTGTCAAGGCCTGA
- the hda gene encoding DnaA regulatory inactivator Hda, translated as MGMRQMLLDLGPQRQPGLSDFLPGRNQEVLSWLCHWQAHEPPASPVYLWGPAGCGKTHLLRAMLAQVRAWGWGAIWLAPGSCQMWEADAPQAPTLALIDDAHALHVDEQHLAFNLFIESAASTTGGALVILAAGGAPPVDLPVRDDLRTRLGWGLVFQLSPLDEAGLREALVAEAQRRGMHLPDEVLAYLMNRFSRDLGSLMRLLDQLDAYALEAHRPITVPLVREVMTLETT; from the coding sequence ATGGGCATGCGGCAGATGCTGCTGGACCTGGGTCCACAGCGGCAACCAGGGCTGAGTGACTTCCTGCCGGGGCGCAACCAGGAGGTGCTGTCATGGCTGTGCCACTGGCAGGCCCACGAACCTCCCGCCTCGCCCGTCTACCTCTGGGGGCCGGCGGGCTGCGGCAAGACCCACCTGCTGCGCGCCATGCTGGCCCAGGTTCGTGCATGGGGGTGGGGTGCCATCTGGCTGGCGCCCGGAAGCTGCCAGATGTGGGAGGCAGACGCCCCCCAGGCGCCCACCCTGGCCCTGATCGATGACGCCCATGCCTTGCATGTGGACGAGCAGCACCTGGCGTTCAACCTGTTCATCGAGTCGGCTGCCAGCACCACGGGCGGTGCGCTGGTCATCCTGGCCGCGGGGGGCGCACCGCCGGTGGACCTGCCCGTGCGCGATGATTTGCGCACCCGCCTGGGGTGGGGGCTGGTGTTTCAGCTCTCGCCGCTGGATGAAGCCGGTCTGCGCGAAGCGCTGGTGGCAGAGGCCCAGCGCCGCGGCATGCATTTGCCCGACGAAGTGCTGGCCTACCTGATGAATCGTTTCAGCCGCGACCTGGGCTCGCTGATGCGTTTGCTGGATCAACTCGATGCTTATGCCCTGGAGGCGCATCGCCCCATCACCGTGCCGCTGGTGCGCGAGGTGATGACCCTGGAGACCACATGA
- the ybiB gene encoding DNA-binding protein YbiB codes for MSIAPYIKEIGRGKDGARSLSVEQARDLMAQVLDGSVSDLEVGAFCLAMRIKGETVAELDGFVQATLTRCLPLEDALREARALGLRGVVVLPSYNGARRLPNLTALLAAWLARQGVGVLVHGPLQDPTRVTTAQVFEAAGWPHAHTAQGLVDCWREARPAFMPIETMCPGLARLLSVRWTVGLRNPGHTVAKLLDPWATAGGLPSVRVVNHTHPEYAHSLSAYLQHSGARALLMRGTEGEPVADPRRQPRFEAYAQGIRQAALCREATEGPLPALPALPEGHDAATTARWIHQALAGQVPVPAPILAQVDCLLSLLAPIEPA; via the coding sequence ATGAGCATCGCCCCCTACATCAAGGAAATCGGCCGCGGCAAGGACGGCGCACGGTCGTTGAGCGTGGAACAGGCCCGAGACCTGATGGCGCAGGTGCTCGACGGCAGTGTCAGCGACCTGGAGGTTGGCGCGTTTTGCCTGGCCATGCGCATCAAGGGCGAGACCGTTGCAGAACTTGACGGCTTCGTTCAGGCCACGCTGACGCGGTGTCTGCCCCTGGAGGATGCCTTGCGCGAGGCCCGGGCCCTGGGGCTGCGCGGGGTGGTGGTGCTGCCCAGTTACAACGGCGCACGCCGGCTGCCCAACCTCACCGCCTTGCTGGCGGCCTGGCTGGCGCGCCAAGGCGTGGGCGTGCTGGTGCACGGCCCCCTGCAAGACCCGACCCGCGTGACCACGGCCCAGGTGTTTGAGGCCGCTGGATGGCCCCATGCGCACACCGCGCAAGGGCTGGTGGACTGCTGGCGCGAGGCGCGCCCGGCATTCATGCCCATTGAAACCATGTGCCCAGGCCTGGCACGCCTGCTGTCGGTGCGCTGGACCGTCGGCCTGCGCAACCCGGGACACACCGTGGCCAAGTTGCTGGACCCCTGGGCCACGGCAGGCGGTCTGCCATCGGTGCGGGTGGTCAACCACACGCACCCGGAGTATGCGCACTCTCTGAGCGCCTACTTGCAGCACAGTGGCGCGCGCGCCCTCCTGATGCGAGGCACCGAGGGCGAACCCGTGGCCGACCCCAGGCGTCAACCCCGATTCGAGGCCTATGCGCAGGGCATTCGTCAGGCTGCGCTGTGCCGGGAGGCCACCGAAGGCCCGCTGCCTGCATTGCCCGCCCTGCCCGAGGGGCATGACGCGGCCACGACCGCACGCTGGATCCACCAAGCCCTGGCGGGCCAGGTGCCCGTGCCCGCGCCCATCCTGGCCCAGGTGGACTGCCTGTTGTCGCTGTTGGCCCCTATTGAGCCCGCTTGA